Proteins encoded within one genomic window of Dyadobacter chenhuakuii:
- a CDS encoding FtsB family cell division protein: MKKGSFWSLQTLKNFYIATFLAWFVWILFLDNNNMRIVISNRMKMKELEHEKGILLGKIKEVKKERNEVFGNPKMLEKWARENFMMRKPNEEVYVIVDEKNQPVEGKKSE; encoded by the coding sequence ATGAAAAAAGGATCATTCTGGTCGCTCCAGACGCTCAAAAACTTTTATATAGCCACATTTCTGGCGTGGTTCGTCTGGATCCTTTTCCTTGACAATAACAATATGCGGATCGTGATCTCCAACCGGATGAAAATGAAGGAACTGGAACACGAAAAGGGTATTTTGTTGGGAAAGATCAAAGAAGTTAAGAAGGAGCGGAATGAGGTTTTTGGTAATCCCAAAATGCTTGAAAAATGGGCGCGTGAAAATTTCATGATGCGCAAGCCCAACGAGGAAGTATATGTAATCGTTGACGAGAAAAATCAGCCGGTCGAAGGCAAAAAAAGCGAGTAA
- the eno gene encoding phosphopyruvate hydratase produces MSTIQSVHARQILDSRGNPTIEVDIRTENGYLGRAAVPSGASTGKHEAVELRDDDKSVYVGKGVLKAVENVNDIIFPELIGCSVFEQNLIDKIMLELDGTPNKAKLGANAILGVSLAAAKAAAQEANLPLYRYVGGTNANTLPVPMMNILNGGSHADNSIDFQEFMIMPAKADTFSQSLRMGVEVFHTLKTVLKSKGYSTNVGDEGGFAPNIKSNEEAIEIVIQAIEKAGYKPGEDIFIAMDAAVSEFYEDGLYHFKKSDGRKLSSDEMADYWTQWVAKYPIISIEDGMDEDDWAGWATLTQSVGKKIQLVGDDLFVTNVTRLQQGIESQIANAVLVKVNQIGSLTETIDTVNLAKRNSYKSIMSHRSGETEDSTIADLAVALNTGQIKTGSASRSDRMAKYNQLLRIEEELGENAYFPGLKF; encoded by the coding sequence ATGAGTACGATTCAATCAGTACATGCAAGACAAATTCTGGATTCAAGAGGAAACCCAACAATAGAAGTAGATATTCGTACTGAAAATGGCTATTTAGGACGTGCTGCTGTTCCGTCTGGAGCTTCTACCGGAAAGCATGAGGCCGTTGAACTTCGTGATGACGATAAAAGCGTTTACGTAGGAAAAGGAGTTTTGAAAGCCGTTGAGAATGTCAACGATATTATTTTCCCTGAGTTGATCGGTTGTTCAGTATTTGAGCAAAATCTGATTGATAAAATCATGCTGGAATTGGACGGAACGCCTAACAAAGCGAAATTGGGCGCGAACGCAATTCTGGGTGTTTCTCTGGCTGCTGCCAAGGCTGCTGCACAAGAAGCAAATCTTCCATTATATCGTTACGTGGGCGGAACGAATGCAAACACATTGCCGGTTCCGATGATGAACATTCTGAATGGTGGAAGCCACGCGGATAACTCTATCGATTTCCAGGAATTCATGATCATGCCTGCGAAAGCAGATACATTCTCGCAATCATTGAGAATGGGCGTTGAGGTTTTCCATACGCTTAAAACAGTTTTGAAAAGCAAAGGATATTCTACCAACGTGGGTGACGAAGGTGGATTTGCTCCAAACATTAAATCAAATGAAGAAGCGATCGAAATCGTAATTCAGGCGATCGAGAAAGCAGGTTACAAGCCAGGTGAAGACATCTTCATCGCAATGGATGCTGCCGTTTCTGAATTCTACGAAGATGGACTGTACCACTTCAAGAAATCAGATGGTCGGAAACTAAGCTCGGATGAAATGGCTGACTACTGGACACAGTGGGTTGCTAAATATCCGATCATTTCAATCGAAGATGGAATGGACGAAGACGACTGGGCTGGCTGGGCAACGCTTACACAATCGGTTGGCAAGAAAATCCAGTTGGTAGGTGACGATTTGTTCGTGACAAACGTAACCCGTCTGCAACAAGGAATCGAATCACAAATTGCAAATGCAGTGCTTGTGAAGGTAAACCAGATCGGTTCATTGACTGAGACGATTGACACGGTTAACCTTGCAAAACGCAACAGCTATAAGAGCATTATGTCCCACCGCTCAGGTGAAACGGAAGATTCAACAATTGCTGACCTTGCAGTTGCATTGAACACAGGACAGATCAAAACGGGATCTGCTTCCCGCTCTGACCGTATGGCGAAATACAACCAGCTGCTTCGCATTGAAGAGGAGCTTGGTGAAAACGCTTACTTCCCAGGATTGAAATTCTGA
- the carA gene encoding glutamine-hydrolyzing carbamoyl-phosphate synthase small subunit: MGQKKEALLLLEDGTAYRGLALGISGTTGGEICFNTGMTGYQEIYTDPSYYGQIIVNTNSHIGNYGVQLEDEEESASVKIRGMVCNTFSPIYSRDTADFSLQEYFERANIVGVSNVDTRHIVRHVRQRGVMNAIISSEILDEKELMAELKKIPSMDGLELSSEVTTESAYYVGEETGSQFRIAVMDYGIKKSILQNLTSRGCYCKVFPAKTPFEEVMAWQPDGFFISNGPGDPAAMLYAVESVNQMIKTSKPLFGICLGHQLLALSSGINTYKMHHGHRGLNHPVKNLITGLCEITSQNHGFAVNPDEIENHPDIEITHVNLNDKTIEGIRRKDYPAFSVQYHPEASPGPHDSRYLFDEFIKLLRAS; encoded by the coding sequence ATGGGTCAAAAAAAGGAAGCTCTGTTATTACTTGAAGACGGGACAGCTTATAGAGGACTTGCTTTGGGAATAAGCGGGACCACCGGCGGGGAAATTTGTTTTAATACAGGTATGACAGGATATCAGGAAATTTATACCGATCCTTCCTACTATGGTCAAATCATTGTTAACACCAACTCGCACATCGGCAACTACGGGGTTCAGCTGGAAGACGAGGAAGAATCGGCTTCGGTAAAGATCCGCGGGATGGTTTGTAACACATTCTCCCCGATCTATTCCAGAGACACTGCTGATTTCTCATTGCAGGAGTATTTTGAACGTGCCAACATCGTGGGCGTAAGTAATGTCGACACACGGCACATTGTGCGCCACGTGAGACAAAGAGGCGTAATGAATGCGATTATTTCCTCCGAAATCCTGGATGAAAAGGAATTGATGGCCGAATTGAAAAAAATTCCTTCAATGGATGGCCTCGAATTGTCATCCGAAGTAACGACAGAAAGCGCTTACTACGTAGGAGAAGAAACCGGCAGCCAGTTCCGGATTGCGGTTATGGATTACGGAATCAAGAAAAGCATTCTGCAAAACCTGACCTCACGCGGATGTTACTGCAAAGTTTTCCCTGCAAAAACGCCTTTTGAGGAAGTAATGGCTTGGCAGCCCGACGGATTCTTCATATCCAACGGCCCTGGCGACCCGGCTGCAATGCTTTACGCAGTAGAAAGTGTGAACCAGATGATCAAAACCAGCAAGCCACTTTTCGGAATTTGTCTGGGACATCAGCTGCTTGCATTGTCAAGCGGGATTAACACATATAAAATGCACCACGGCCACCGCGGGTTGAACCACCCGGTGAAAAACCTGATTACAGGATTATGCGAAATCACTTCGCAAAATCATGGTTTTGCGGTGAATCCGGATGAGATTGAAAACCATCCTGATATTGAAATCACGCACGTGAATTTGAATGATAAAACAATTGAAGGAATTCGTAGAAAGGATTATCCTGCGTTCTCAGTTCAATATCACCCTGAGGCATCGCCAGGTCCGCATGATTCGCGCTATCTGTTTGATGAATTTATCAAATTGTTAAGAGCGAGCTGA
- the rplQ gene encoding 50S ribosomal protein L17: MRHGKKDNHLGRTASHRKAMLSNMASSLIIHKRIETTLAKAKELRKYVEPLLTRAKEDSTHNRRVVFSYLNDKESTKELFGVVSDKIASRPGGYTRIIKLGNRLGDAAETALIELVDFNDALLLANADKPAKTRRSRRGGAKKEGSEVVAAAPVKKEDHPVVAEAEPVNDEPAADETAENNDSPAPTTEKE; this comes from the coding sequence ATGAGACACGGTAAGAAAGATAATCATTTGGGAAGAACAGCATCTCACCGCAAGGCGATGCTTTCAAACATGGCTTCCTCATTGATTATCCACAAGAGAATTGAAACAACATTAGCGAAAGCAAAAGAACTTCGTAAATACGTTGAGCCTTTGCTAACCCGCGCTAAAGAAGATTCTACCCACAACAGAAGGGTTGTTTTCTCTTATCTGAATGATAAGGAATCAACAAAAGAACTTTTCGGTGTTGTTTCTGACAAAATTGCATCTCGCCCAGGTGGTTACACAAGGATCATTAAGCTTGGAAACAGACTTGGTGATGCTGCCGAAACGGCACTGATTGAACTTGTAGATTTCAACGACGCATTGCTTCTTGCTAATGCTGACAAACCTGCAAAAACAAGACGTAGCAGAAGAGGTGGAGCGAAGAAAGAAGGCTCAGAAGTAGTAGCAGCTGCTCCTGTTAAAAAAGAAGATCATCCTGTGGTTGCAGAAGCAGAACCCGTAAATGACGAGCCTGCTGCTGACGAAACAGCTGAAAACAATGATTCACCAGCACCTACTACTGAAAAGGAATAG
- a CDS encoding DNA-directed RNA polymerase subunit alpha: protein MSILAFQMPDKVVMEKADDFHGLFEFKPLEKGYGVTIGNALRRILLSSLEGYAITSVKFPGVLHEFSSIEGIVEDVTEIILNLKMVRFKKVSDLNESRIVVNLKNVSVITAGDIGKFTNAFEVLNPDQVICHIDDQKEFEMELLLDKGRGYVPADEPRANELPFGYIAVDSIYTPIKNVKYSVENTRVEQRTDYERLLIDIQTDGSIHPEDALKGAANILIQHFMLFSDQTMTFEKQKAEEDNQVDEEMLRMRKLLKTSLSELDLSVRAYNCLKSADVKSLGDLVRLEISDMMKFRNFGKKSLTELEQLVADKQLTFGMDVAKYRLDED, encoded by the coding sequence ATGTCAATATTAGCTTTCCAAATGCCTGATAAGGTCGTCATGGAAAAAGCAGACGACTTTCACGGGTTGTTTGAGTTTAAGCCTTTAGAGAAAGGGTACGGCGTAACCATTGGTAATGCATTACGTAGAATACTTCTTTCATCTTTGGAGGGTTATGCCATTACGAGCGTGAAGTTCCCTGGTGTTCTTCATGAATTTTCTTCTATCGAAGGTATAGTTGAGGATGTAACAGAAATCATCCTGAACCTTAAAATGGTTCGTTTTAAAAAAGTTTCTGATCTGAACGAAAGTAGAATCGTTGTAAACCTTAAAAATGTATCTGTCATAACTGCGGGTGACATTGGCAAGTTTACCAACGCATTTGAAGTTTTAAACCCGGATCAGGTTATTTGCCATATTGATGACCAGAAGGAGTTCGAAATGGAACTGCTTTTGGACAAAGGAAGAGGATACGTTCCTGCTGATGAGCCACGTGCAAACGAGTTGCCGTTCGGATACATCGCAGTGGATTCTATTTATACGCCAATTAAAAACGTTAAATACAGTGTTGAAAATACACGTGTAGAACAACGTACAGATTACGAGCGTCTTTTAATCGATATCCAGACAGATGGTTCTATCCACCCTGAGGATGCATTGAAAGGTGCTGCAAACATTTTGATTCAACATTTCATGCTATTCTCGGATCAAACAATGACGTTTGAGAAGCAGAAAGCAGAAGAAGATAATCAGGTGGATGAAGAAATGTTGCGTATGAGAAAACTGCTTAAGACTTCATTGTCTGAGCTGGACCTTTCTGTACGTGCTTACAACTGTTTGAAATCAGCTGACGTAAAATCACTGGGTGATCTGGTTAGACTGGAAATTTCAGACATGATGAAATTCCGCAATTTTGGTAAAAAATCTCTTACTGAGTTGGAACAGCTTGTAGCTGACAAACAACTCACATTTGGAATGGATGTTGCCAAATACCGTTTGGACGAAGATTGA
- the rpsD gene encoding 30S ribosomal protein S4 — protein sequence MARYTGPKSKIARRYGEPIMGPSKALAKKNYPPGVHGKGRRSKKSEYALQLMEKQKVKFIYGILERQFRNLFEKASVKEGITGENLLKYCEARLDNTVYRLGIAPTRRAARQLVSHKHILVDGEIVNIPSYSLRPGQIVTVREKSKSLESVSESLAGHSSKGFNWLEWDGQQLTGKFVTFPEREQIPENINEQLIVELYSK from the coding sequence ATGGCACGTTATACAGGTCCCAAATCTAAGATTGCAAGACGTTACGGAGAACCCATTATGGGCCCGAGCAAAGCGCTTGCTAAGAAAAATTACCCTCCAGGAGTTCATGGAAAGGGTCGCCGCTCTAAGAAATCAGAGTATGCTTTGCAATTGATGGAAAAGCAGAAGGTGAAATTCATCTACGGTATTCTTGAAAGACAATTCCGTAACCTATTTGAAAAAGCTTCGGTTAAAGAAGGTATCACTGGTGAAAACCTGTTGAAATACTGCGAAGCTCGTCTTGATAACACAGTTTACCGCTTGGGCATCGCTCCAACCAGACGTGCTGCACGCCAGCTGGTTTCCCACAAACATATCCTTGTTGATGGTGAAATTGTAAACATCCCTTCTTATTCTCTTCGTCCTGGACAAATCGTTACAGTTCGTGAGAAATCCAAGTCTCTTGAATCAGTTTCAGAAAGCCTTGCTGGTCACAGCTCAAAAGGATTCAACTGGTTGGAGTGGGATGGTCAGCAATTGACAGGTAAGTTTGTAACCTTCCCGGAACGCGAGCAAATCCCGGAAAACATCAACGAGCAGCTTATCGTTGAATTGTATTCTAAATAA
- the rpsK gene encoding 30S ribosomal protein S11, giving the protein MAQNKRKDKAKKRVVVVESVGQVHIKASFNNIIISITNNNGQVISWGSAGKMGFRGSKKNTPYAAQTAAQSCAQVAFDLGMRKAEVFVKGPGSGRESAIRTIQNAGIEVTTIRDITPLPHNGCRPPKRRRV; this is encoded by the coding sequence ATGGCACAAAATAAAAGAAAAGATAAAGCTAAAAAGAGAGTTGTAGTTGTAGAGTCGGTGGGTCAGGTACACATCAAGGCTTCTTTCAACAACATTATCATCTCTATCACAAATAACAACGGCCAGGTAATTTCCTGGGGATCTGCCGGTAAGATGGGCTTCCGTGGTTCTAAAAAGAACACTCCGTATGCTGCGCAAACAGCTGCTCAAAGCTGTGCTCAGGTTGCTTTCGACCTGGGAATGCGTAAAGCTGAGGTGTTTGTTAAAGGACCGGGATCAGGCCGCGAGTCTGCAATCCGTACCATCCAGAATGCTGGAATAGAGGTAACCACGATCAGAGATATTACTCCGCTTCCACACAATGGTTGCCGTCCTCCAAAACGTCGGAGAGTATAG
- the rpsM gene encoding 30S ribosomal protein S13, whose translation MARISGVDIPDRKRGEISLTYIFGIGRSSAKKILEKAGVDINKKVIDWNDDESGAVRAVIAGEYKVEGALKSEVQLSIKRLMDIACYRGLRHRKGLPLRGQRTKNNSRTRKGKRKTIANKKKATK comes from the coding sequence ATGGCACGTATTTCAGGAGTTGATATTCCCGACCGTAAAAGGGGCGAAATCTCACTAACTTATATCTTCGGAATTGGACGCAGTTCAGCGAAAAAAATTCTGGAAAAAGCAGGAGTTGACATCAATAAAAAGGTGATTGACTGGAATGATGATGAGTCAGGTGCAGTTCGCGCGGTTATAGCAGGTGAATATAAAGTAGAAGGTGCACTTAAGTCAGAAGTTCAACTGAGCATTAAGCGCTTAATGGATATCGCTTGTTACAGAGGTCTTCGTCACCGTAAAGGTTTACCATTGCGCGGACAAAGGACAAAGAACAACTCTCGTACTCGTAAGGGTAAACGCAAAACAATCGCGAACAAGAAAAAGGCTACTAAATAA
- the ykgO gene encoding type B 50S ribosomal protein L36 yields the protein MKVKASVKKRSEDCKVIRRKGKVYVINKKNPRYKQRQG from the coding sequence ATGAAAGTCAAAGCATCAGTAAAGAAACGCAGTGAGGACTGCAAGGTTATACGCCGAAAGGGTAAAGTGTATGTTATTAACAAGAAGAACCCACGGTATAAACAAAGACAAGGTTAA
- the infA gene encoding translation initiation factor IF-1 produces the protein MAKQASIEQDGVILEALSNAMFRVILENKHEVIAHISGKMRMHYIKILPGDRVKLEMSPYDLSKARITYRYK, from the coding sequence ATGGCAAAACAAGCATCAATCGAACAAGACGGAGTAATTTTAGAAGCGCTTTCCAATGCAATGTTTCGTGTAATTTTAGAGAATAAGCATGAAGTTATTGCACACATTTCAGGAAAGATGAGAATGCACTATATAAAGATATTACCGGGCGACCGTGTTAAGTTGGAAATGTCTCCTTACGACTTATCAAAGGCAAGAATTACTTACCGGTACAAATAA
- the map gene encoding type I methionyl aminopeptidase, with protein MIYLKTEEEIELIKQSAQVLGKAHAEVALWVKPGVTTNKLDGVAEEYIRDNGGIPSFKGFNKFPASLCISVNEVVVHGIPGNYALKEGDIVSIDCGVKLNGFHSDSAYTYPVGEVRPEVMKLLTATKKSLYKGIEQAVDGLRIGDVGFAVQNYVEERGYTVVRELVGHGVGRDLHESPEVPNYGKRGKGIRLKEGMVLAIEPMINLGVKTVMQERDGWTIRTSDRKYSAHFEHTVVVRKGKAEILTTFDYIEKVTANTSLMVEVM; from the coding sequence ATGATTTATTTAAAAACGGAGGAGGAGATTGAGTTAATTAAACAGAGTGCGCAGGTTTTAGGTAAAGCGCATGCTGAGGTTGCATTATGGGTTAAGCCGGGTGTAACAACAAATAAACTCGATGGGGTAGCAGAGGAATATATAAGAGATAATGGTGGCATCCCTTCTTTTAAGGGATTTAATAAGTTTCCAGCGTCACTTTGCATATCGGTTAATGAAGTCGTTGTTCACGGCATACCTGGAAATTATGCATTGAAAGAAGGAGATATCGTTTCGATTGATTGCGGAGTTAAATTAAATGGATTTCATAGTGATAGCGCTTATACTTATCCTGTGGGTGAGGTAAGGCCGGAAGTTATGAAATTGTTGACTGCTACAAAAAAGTCGTTATACAAGGGCATTGAGCAAGCGGTTGACGGACTTAGGATAGGTGATGTAGGTTTTGCAGTGCAAAACTATGTTGAAGAAAGAGGATACACGGTTGTCCGGGAATTAGTAGGGCACGGTGTGGGAAGAGATCTTCACGAAAGTCCGGAAGTGCCTAACTATGGAAAACGAGGCAAAGGTATCAGATTGAAAGAAGGAATGGTTCTTGCGATTGAGCCTATGATTAATTTAGGCGTAAAGACGGTAATGCAAGAGCGGGATGGATGGACAATCAGAACAAGTGACAGAAAATATTCAGCTCATTTTGAGCATACGGTTGTTGTCCGTAAAGGCAAAGCCGAAATTCTGACAACATTCGATTATATAGAAAAAGTGACGGCCAACACCAGCCTTATGGTTGAAGTAATGTAA
- the secY gene encoding preprotein translocase subunit SecY, producing MKRFLETIKHIFAIEELRTRILNTLLFITIFRLGSYVALPGVEPDQMNVSTQGLLGLLDTFLGGAFSKASIFALGIMPYISASIAIQLLTMALPYFQKMQKEGESGRKKLNQITRVLTIVVTLVQGTAYLNTTVPDEALLVSRSLFSISSVFVLTAGTMFCMWLGERITDKGIGNGISMLIMIGIVSRFPGAIYKEFVSRGSGGILITVLEIVALYFVIMGAVMLTQAVRRIPIQYAKQVVGSRVMGGQRQYLPLKLNAAGVMPIIFAQALMFIPSLGASYFAEKSDFASNVATIFANYTTWQYNLLFAFLIIVFTFFYTAISVNPQQIADDMKRGGGFIPGVKPGQQTSEYISSILDRITFPGSLMLALVAILPAFASLLGVSTDFAHFFGGTSLLIMVGVVLDTLQQIESYLLMRRYEGLMKSGRVTGRTESVAI from the coding sequence ATGAAACGATTTTTAGAGACTATAAAACACATATTTGCAATTGAAGAGTTGAGAACGCGAATTCTCAACACTCTTTTGTTTATAACGATTTTCCGTTTGGGGTCTTACGTGGCTTTGCCCGGCGTTGAACCGGATCAAATGAATGTTTCCACTCAGGGACTTTTAGGCCTTCTGGATACCTTTTTAGGAGGTGCGTTCAGTAAGGCCTCGATTTTTGCATTGGGTATTATGCCCTATATCTCGGCTTCTATTGCAATTCAGCTTTTGACAATGGCTTTGCCATATTTTCAAAAGATGCAAAAGGAGGGAGAATCTGGTCGTAAAAAGCTGAACCAGATTACCAGAGTGCTAACAATTGTGGTTACATTGGTTCAGGGGACTGCTTATTTGAATACTACTGTTCCTGATGAGGCATTATTGGTTTCACGAAGCCTTTTCTCTATTTCATCTGTATTCGTTTTGACTGCGGGGACAATGTTCTGCATGTGGCTGGGCGAGAGAATTACGGATAAAGGGATCGGTAATGGTATATCTATGCTGATTATGATCGGGATTGTTTCAAGATTTCCAGGCGCGATATACAAAGAGTTTGTATCTCGTGGTAGTGGTGGAATTTTGATCACTGTACTTGAAATTGTTGCGCTTTATTTTGTGATCATGGGTGCCGTAATGCTTACCCAGGCGGTTCGCAGAATACCTATTCAGTATGCAAAGCAAGTCGTTGGTAGCCGTGTAATGGGTGGACAACGTCAGTATTTGCCTTTGAAATTGAATGCAGCTGGTGTAATGCCGATTATTTTTGCACAAGCGTTGATGTTTATTCCTTCATTAGGAGCGTCCTACTTTGCTGAGAAGAGTGATTTTGCTAGTAATGTTGCTACAATTTTTGCAAACTATACGACCTGGCAATACAACTTGCTGTTTGCGTTTTTGATCATTGTATTTACATTCTTCTATACCGCGATATCGGTAAATCCGCAGCAGATTGCTGATGATATGAAGAGGGGTGGTGGATTTATTCCCGGGGTAAAACCTGGTCAGCAGACATCCGAATACATTAGTTCGATACTCGATAGGATTACATTTCCAGGCTCTTTGATGCTTGCTCTTGTTGCGATATTGCCGGCATTTGCGAGTTTGTTAGGAGTTTCGACTGACTTTGCTCACTTCTTTGGAGGAACATCCTTGCTTATTATGGTTGGCGTTGTTTTGGATACGCTTCAACAAATTGAAAGTTATCTTTTGATGCGCAGATACGAAGGATTGATGAAATCTGGTCGTGTAACTGGCAGAACTGAGAGCGTCGCCATCTGA
- the rplO gene encoding 50S ribosomal protein L15, with protein sequence MNLSSLKPAAGSVKTGKRVGRGQGSGKGGTAARGHKGAQSRSGYSRKVGFEGGQMPLQRRLPKFGFNNINRVEFKALNLDAIQALAEKTNASVITLDLIRENGLCAKKDLVKILNRGEILAAVEVQANGFSAAAIESIEKAGGKAVKL encoded by the coding sequence ATGAATCTTAGTTCATTAAAACCAGCTGCTGGATCTGTAAAAACAGGAAAGCGTGTTGGACGTGGTCAGGGATCTGGAAAAGGTGGAACAGCTGCACGTGGACATAAAGGAGCACAATCACGTTCTGGATATAGCCGTAAGGTAGGTTTTGAAGGAGGGCAAATGCCTCTTCAAAGACGTCTGCCTAAATTCGGGTTCAACAACATTAACAGAGTTGAATTCAAAGCGCTTAATCTGGACGCAATTCAGGCTCTTGCAGAAAAAACGAATGCTTCTGTAATCACTTTGGATCTTATTCGTGAAAACGGTTTGTGTGCAAAGAAAGACCTTGTGAAGATTTTGAATAGAGGCGAAATTTTAGCGGCTGTCGAAGTTCAGGCAAATGGTTTTTCTGCGGCTGCAATTGAGTCGATTGAAAAGGCAGGAGGCAAAGCGGTTAAACTATAA
- the rpmD gene encoding 50S ribosomal protein L30: MSKVRITQVKSTIDRPERQKLTIKALGLGKLNRTVEKENSDAIAGMIRKVSHLIKVEEI, translated from the coding sequence ATGTCAAAAGTACGTATTACACAAGTAAAAAGCACAATCGATCGTCCCGAAAGACAAAAGCTTACCATTAAGGCCTTAGGTCTTGGTAAGTTGAACAGAACGGTTGAGAAGGAAAATAGCGACGCCATAGCGGGTATGATCCGTAAGGTAAGCCATCTAATTAAAGTAGAGGAAATCTAA
- the rpsE gene encoding 30S ribosomal protein S5, with amino-acid sequence MSTNTKPSKVNESDLKERVVAINRVAKVVKGGRRFSFSAIVVVGDGNGVVGYGLGKANEVTDAIAKGIDDAKKNLIQVPMLKHTVPHQMEGKFSGGFVLIKPAAPGTGVLAGGPMRAVLESAGIKDVLAKSKGSSNPHNVIKATIDALLKMRAPHQVAFQRGVKLDKVFNG; translated from the coding sequence ATGTCTACAAATACAAAACCTTCAAAGGTTAACGAATCGGACTTGAAAGAGCGCGTAGTTGCGATCAATCGGGTAGCAAAAGTAGTAAAGGGTGGTCGTCGTTTTAGCTTTTCGGCTATCGTCGTTGTGGGTGATGGAAACGGTGTTGTAGGATACGGACTTGGCAAAGCAAACGAAGTTACGGATGCAATCGCCAAGGGCATTGATGACGCTAAGAAGAATCTAATTCAAGTTCCAATGCTTAAACATACTGTTCCTCACCAGATGGAAGGTAAATTCAGCGGAGGTTTTGTATTGATCAAGCCAGCTGCACCTGGAACAGGAGTTCTTGCTGGTGGACCGATGCGTGCGGTACTTGAAAGTGCCGGGATCAAAGATGTACTTGCTAAGTCTAAAGGATCTTCAAATCCTCACAACGTAATTAAGGCAACAATCGATGCTTTATTGAAAATGAGAGCTCCTCATCAGGTTGCTTTTCAACGCGGTGTTAAATTGGACAAAGTATTCAACGGATAG
- the rplR gene encoding 50S ribosomal protein L18 yields the protein MATAKADRRQRLKYHIRKKVKGSSERPRLSVFRSNTSIYAQIIDDINGVTLASASSVDLGGRKENANVDTALQVGKKIAEKAQEAGVQTVVFDRNGYLYHGKVKALAEGAREGGLKF from the coding sequence ATGGCTACCGCAAAAGCAGATAGAAGACAACGCCTTAAATATCACATTCGTAAGAAAGTGAAAGGTAGTTCTGAGCGTCCGAGATTATCAGTCTTCCGCTCTAACACCAGCATTTATGCGCAAATTATAGATGATATAAATGGTGTAACGCTTGCGAGCGCTTCATCAGTAGATCTGGGTGGAAGAAAAGAAAACGCTAACGTTGACACTGCTCTCCAGGTTGGTAAGAAGATTGCTGAAAAGGCACAAGAAGCAGGTGTCCAGACTGTTGTTTTCGACAGAAACGGATACTTGTATCATGGTAAAGTAAAAGCATTGGCCGAAGGAGCTCGTGAGGGTGGCCTGAAATTCTAA
- the rplF gene encoding 50S ribosomal protein L6: MSRIGNKIIVLPAGVSVSVAEGNVVSVKGPKGTLHQTVDSDISVEIEGSELKVSRPTEQKRHKALHGLYRSLINNMVIGVDAGYKKELEIIGVGYKASAANNVLELQLGYSHNIFMAIPEEIKLTTTSEKGQNPKVILEGIDKELIGSVAAKIKSLRKVEPYKGKGIRFVGEVVRRKAGKSASKK; encoded by the coding sequence ATGTCACGTATAGGAAATAAAATTATCGTTTTGCCGGCAGGTGTTTCTGTATCAGTTGCAGAAGGTAATGTAGTATCAGTAAAAGGACCAAAGGGTACACTGCATCAGACAGTTGATAGCGACATCAGCGTTGAGATTGAAGGTAGTGAACTTAAAGTAAGTCGTCCAACTGAGCAGAAGCGTCACAAAGCACTGCATGGTTTGTACAGATCTTTGATCAACAACATGGTGATCGGAGTAGATGCCGGATATAAGAAAGAGTTAGAGATTATTGGTGTGGGTTACAAGGCAAGTGCAGCAAACAATGTGCTGGAATTGCAATTGGGTTATTCTCACAATATTTTTATGGCTATTCCGGAAGAGATCAAGCTTACAACAACTTCCGAAAAGGGACAAAATCCCAAGGTTATTTTAGAAGGAATTGACAAGGAACTGATAGGATCGGTTGCAGCGAAAATCAAATCATTGCGTAAGGTTGAACCTTACAAAGGAAAAGGTATTCGTTTTGTCGGTGAGGTTGTTCGTCGTAAGGCTGGAAAATCTGCTTCTAAAAAGTAG